The following are from one region of the Cloacibacterium sp. TD35 genome:
- a CDS encoding ABC-F family ATP-binding cassette domain-containing protein: protein MNYVSAENLTKSYGIKTLFKNISFHINEGDKIAIVAKNGTGKSTLLKILLGKEIADSGEVVINKDVQVVLFDQEIEFDSQLTVEEFMMTLDSKPIQALKNYHQSLHSTDQKFIEKALAEMEIHKAWDLETEMKQILSQLKITNLEAKMGTLSGGQIKRVALAKLLTETRAEHRHVLLIMDEPTNHLDVEMVEWLENYLSKAMITLLLVTHDRYFLDSVCDTVWEMEDQNLYVHNGSYATYLENKMIREDNLNATIDKANNLYRKELEWMRRQPKARTTKSKSRIDAFYDTEKVAKTNTKKQSLELDFEMKRLGKKILELKNINKSFGNLVLLKDFSYSFQRGEKVGIVGKNGAGKSTLLNIIQGLEPKDSGEIETGETIKFGYFSQKGLQYNEEERVIDFIKNISENFPLANGRTISASQFLRIFLFDDQTQYSPISKLSGGEKRRLHLMYVLYQNPNFLIFDEPTNDLDLPTLTVLENFLQNFAGCLIIVSHDRYFMDRIVDHVLAFEGDGKIKDFVGNFSEYREWKKTEIGSPKSDISTPLSVTNQQPTTSNQQPKKKLSFKEQRELETIEKEMPELEKKRAEILEKLNNEVDYEKIATLSAELEKASEKLEEYEMRWLELQEILN from the coding sequence ATGAACTACGTTTCCGCAGAAAATCTGACCAAATCTTACGGTATCAAAACGCTTTTTAAGAATATTTCTTTCCATATTAATGAAGGAGACAAAATTGCGATTGTTGCCAAAAACGGCACTGGAAAATCTACGCTTTTAAAAATCCTTTTAGGAAAAGAAATTGCAGATTCTGGCGAAGTAGTGATTAACAAAGATGTTCAGGTAGTTTTGTTCGACCAAGAAATAGAGTTTGACTCTCAACTTACTGTGGAAGAATTCATGATGACACTAGATTCTAAGCCTATTCAAGCGCTTAAAAACTATCATCAGTCGCTTCATTCTACTGACCAAAAATTCATAGAAAAAGCTTTGGCAGAAATGGAAATTCACAAAGCTTGGGATTTAGAAACCGAAATGAAACAAATTCTTTCGCAGCTAAAAATCACCAATTTAGAGGCGAAAATGGGAACGCTTTCTGGAGGACAAATCAAAAGAGTTGCCCTTGCAAAACTCCTTACAGAAACCAGAGCAGAACACAGACACGTCTTGCTGATTATGGACGAACCTACCAATCACTTAGACGTAGAAATGGTAGAATGGTTAGAAAATTACCTTTCTAAAGCCATGATTACTTTGCTTTTGGTAACCCACGACCGTTATTTTCTGGATTCTGTTTGCGACACAGTTTGGGAAATGGAAGACCAAAATCTGTATGTTCATAACGGAAGTTATGCGACTTATCTGGAAAACAAGATGATTCGTGAAGATAATTTGAACGCTACAATTGACAAAGCTAACAATCTTTACCGAAAAGAATTAGAATGGATGCGCCGTCAACCAAAAGCGAGAACTACCAAATCAAAATCTAGAATTGATGCTTTCTACGACACCGAAAAGGTAGCGAAAACCAATACTAAAAAGCAATCTTTGGAACTCGATTTTGAGATGAAAAGATTGGGAAAAAAGATTTTGGAACTCAAAAACATCAACAAAAGTTTTGGAAATTTGGTTTTGCTCAAAGATTTTTCATATTCATTTCAGCGAGGCGAAAAAGTAGGAATTGTAGGAAAAAATGGAGCAGGAAAATCTACACTTCTCAATATTATACAAGGTTTAGAGCCCAAAGATTCTGGCGAAATAGAAACGGGAGAAACTATAAAATTTGGTTATTTCTCGCAAAAAGGGCTGCAATATAATGAAGAAGAAAGAGTGATTGATTTTATCAAAAATATTTCTGAGAATTTCCCTTTAGCAAACGGAAGAACCATTTCTGCATCACAGTTTTTAAGAATTTTCTTATTTGATGACCAAACGCAATATTCACCGATTTCTAAACTTTCTGGTGGCGAAAAACGAAGATTGCACTTAATGTATGTGTTGTATCAAAATCCTAACTTCTTGATTTTTGATGAACCTACCAATGATTTAGACTTGCCCACGCTCACGGTTTTGGAAAACTTTTTACAGAATTTCGCAGGTTGTCTCATTATTGTTTCTCACGACCGTTATTTTATGGATAGAATTGTAGACCATGTTTTGGCGTTTGAAGGCGATGGAAAAATCAAAGATTTTGTTGGGAATTTTTCCGAATATAGAGAATGGAAAAAGACTGAAATCGGAAGTCCAAAGTCTGACATTTCGACTCCGCTCAGTGTGACAAACCAACAACCTACAACCAGCAACCAACAACCAAAAAAGAAACTCTCTTTCAAAGAACAGCGCGAACTAGAAACCATAGAAAAAGAAATGCCAGAATTAGAGAAAAAACGTGCTGAAATTCTTGAAAAACTCAATAATGAAGTCGATTACGAGAAAATAGCGACACTTTCTGCTGAGCTGGAAAAGGCTTCTGAAAAACTAGAAGAATACGAGATGCGTTGGCTAGAATTACAGGAAATTTTAAATTAA
- a CDS encoding endonuclease/exonuclease/phosphatase family protein, which yields MENFLKKELVMFYNVENLFSPDPKPKHFLDPTISGLRNWDERKYQNKLRKIANVFRLIEEKEEVLPMIVGLCEVNNEEVLQDLIQQEPLQNYDFVHYNSLDERGVDTALLYDKRKIELVDSEAISFIFEGVNQEQNEYYDTTRDVLFCKLKYNNELINVFVAHLPSKREKDVNKPKRDYILNSIKERVLTLLEKEEPIIICGDFNDDPIEENLNNLLYDNGVDKILVNPYVELYNNKVYSTFHYNQGLLFDQILFSKHFFLPISSLAFKSAAVFNSEKLSAWDKKFKGRPFRTFAGTRYLGGYSDHYPVYTILETKDN from the coding sequence ATGGAGAATTTTTTGAAAAAAGAACTTGTCATGTTCTATAATGTAGAAAACTTGTTTTCTCCAGACCCTAAACCAAAACATTTTTTAGATCCTACCATTTCTGGATTAAGGAATTGGGACGAAAGAAAGTATCAGAATAAACTTCGAAAAATAGCTAATGTTTTCAGGCTTATCGAAGAAAAAGAAGAGGTACTTCCGATGATTGTAGGTTTGTGTGAGGTGAATAATGAAGAAGTTTTGCAAGACTTAATTCAACAAGAACCCCTTCAAAATTATGATTTTGTTCATTATAATTCTTTAGATGAAAGAGGCGTAGATACAGCGCTTCTGTACGATAAGAGAAAAATAGAATTAGTAGATTCTGAAGCCATTTCTTTTATTTTCGAAGGAGTTAATCAAGAGCAAAATGAGTATTATGATACAACCAGAGATGTTCTTTTTTGTAAATTGAAATACAATAATGAATTGATTAATGTTTTTGTGGCGCATCTTCCTTCAAAAAGAGAAAAAGATGTAAACAAACCCAAAAGAGATTACATTCTTAATTCGATTAAAGAAAGAGTACTTACTTTGTTAGAAAAAGAAGAACCTATAATAATTTGTGGAGATTTTAATGATGACCCGATTGAAGAAAATTTAAACAATTTATTATATGACAATGGGGTTGATAAGATTTTAGTAAATCCATACGTAGAACTTTACAATAATAAGGTTTATTCTACGTTTCACTACAATCAAGGTCTGCTGTTTGATCAAATTCTTTTCTCTAAACATTTCTTTTTGCCTATATCATCTTTAGCATTTAAAAGTGCTGCGGTCTTTAATTCGGAGAAGCTAAGTGCTTGGGACAAAAAGTTTAAAGGAAGACCTTTTAGAACTTTTGCAGGAACCAGATATCTTGGTGGGTATAGTGATCATTATCCCGTTTATACAATTTTAGAAACAAAAGATAATTAA
- a CDS encoding cbb3-type cytochrome c oxidase subunit I, whose protein sequence is MKLKNNIIGSWFIIIAIFSLFLGLVFGILGGLQHLYPNLLKDTLSFQKMRPLHTYLSINWIFTAATGIIYYYLPEVSGRKIYSEKLAKLQIALQILILVLVTVFFVLGKFGGREYLEFPPYIVILIVSSWLIFMYNFFMTVKPNYKTVPVYIWSWSTGLIFFLITTVEAQLWQFSFFNDNIIRDVTIQWKAMGSMVGSWNMLVYGTAMFAMEKISGDQKINQSKIAFFFYFLGLTNLMFNWGHHTYIVPASPTVKLIAYSISMTELLILANIIYSFRKTYIKANHQNHKLSFKILTYAEIWILLNLVLSISISIPAINFYTHGTHITVAHAMGSTIGINTLLLLASITLIVDDVAPHYLNWKRYNWSLLIFNLSLVIFWVCLVGMGLQKISENLQNKSFYDMINALSIYFKIFTSSGAVLLLALIALLYPLFKFSWQSVTKKIQ, encoded by the coding sequence ATGAAACTGAAGAATAATATCATCGGAAGCTGGTTTATTATCATTGCCATTTTTTCGCTTTTTTTAGGACTTGTTTTTGGGATTTTAGGAGGATTGCAACATCTTTATCCCAATTTATTGAAAGATACTTTGTCTTTCCAAAAAATGAGACCGCTTCACACTTACCTTTCTATCAACTGGATTTTTACAGCAGCCACAGGAATTATTTATTATTATTTACCAGAAGTTTCGGGTAGAAAAATTTATTCTGAAAAACTGGCGAAATTACAAATCGCTTTGCAAATTTTAATATTGGTTTTGGTAACAGTTTTCTTTGTCTTAGGAAAATTCGGAGGAAGAGAATATTTAGAATTCCCGCCATATATTGTGATTTTGATTGTGAGTTCTTGGTTGATTTTCATGTATAATTTCTTCATGACCGTAAAACCTAATTACAAAACAGTCCCTGTCTACATCTGGAGCTGGAGTACGGGTTTAATTTTCTTTTTGATTACTACAGTAGAAGCTCAACTTTGGCAATTCTCATTTTTTAATGACAATATCATTCGAGATGTAACCATTCAGTGGAAAGCTATGGGTTCTATGGTTGGTTCTTGGAATATGCTGGTGTACGGAACTGCTATGTTTGCTATGGAAAAAATCTCTGGAGATCAAAAAATCAATCAATCTAAAATTGCATTTTTCTTTTATTTCCTTGGCTTAACGAATCTTATGTTCAACTGGGGACACCATACTTATATAGTACCCGCTTCACCAACGGTGAAACTTATTGCTTACAGCATTAGCATGACGGAATTGCTTATTTTGGCAAATATTATTTACTCTTTTAGAAAAACTTATATAAAAGCGAACCACCAAAACCACAAGCTTTCGTTTAAGATTCTTACTTATGCAGAAATCTGGATTTTACTCAACTTGGTACTTTCTATTTCTATATCTATCCCTGCTATAAATTTCTATACGCACGGAACACATATTACAGTGGCGCACGCAATGGGCTCTACAATTGGCATCAATACTTTACTGTTATTAGCTTCTATCACTTTAATTGTAGATGATGTGGCGCCGCATTATTTAAATTGGAAAAGATACAATTGGAGTCTTTTGATCTTCAATTTATCATTGGTTATATTTTGGGTTTGTTTAGTCGGAATGGGACTACAGAAAATTTCTGAAAATTTGCAAAACAAGAGTTTTTATGACATGATTAACGCCTTGAGCATTTATTTCAAAATTTTCACCAGTTCTGGCGCTGTACTTCTTTTGGCACTGATAGCGCTACTCTATCCTTTGTTTAAATTTAGTTGGCAATCTGTGACAAAGAAAATACAGTAA
- a CDS encoding GH25 family lysozyme — protein sequence MSKTNPKATKRKKIHKTRRKNYLFRRYILLAILGLTLLGTGLYLRDKVAFYYAMYFEKFVHKNLKNSEEETARINKIVTEYNDKIFGFDISHYQHKRDIKWDSLTIANGSIPLEFVIMRASMGNRKKDKHFDDFWELAKENNLTRGAYHFYRADEDPILQANNFLESVNLESGDLRPVLDIERIPRRKSKEKLIEDLKVWCKIIEEKYGEKPIIYTYYHYYKDYLRGEFDDYPLWLANYNDVLVPSEEDSWKMWQFTEKGIVKGINTKVDLNIYNGNSWSFIELKLD from the coding sequence ATGTCAAAAACCAATCCAAAAGCTACCAAAAGGAAAAAAATCCATAAAACCAGACGAAAAAATTATCTTTTTCGCAGATATATTTTGTTAGCAATTTTAGGATTGACCTTGCTAGGAACTGGGCTTTACCTCAGAGACAAAGTGGCATTTTATTACGCCATGTATTTTGAGAAATTTGTACATAAAAACTTAAAAAATTCTGAAGAAGAAACCGCAAGAATCAACAAAATAGTCACCGAATATAATGATAAAATTTTTGGTTTCGATATTTCTCATTATCAGCACAAACGAGACATAAAATGGGACAGCCTTACCATTGCCAATGGTTCTATTCCGTTAGAATTTGTGATTATGAGAGCTTCTATGGGAAACCGAAAAAAAGACAAACATTTTGATGATTTTTGGGAATTGGCTAAAGAAAATAATCTTACGAGAGGTGCTTATCACTTTTATCGTGCAGACGAAGACCCCATTTTACAAGCCAATAATTTCTTAGAAAGTGTAAATCTAGAAAGCGGAGATTTACGACCTGTTTTAGACATCGAAAGAATTCCCAGAAGAAAATCTAAGGAAAAATTGATAGAAGACCTGAAGGTTTGGTGTAAAATTATAGAAGAAAAATATGGCGAAAAACCCATTATTTACACTTACTACCATTATTACAAAGATTATTTGCGTGGCGAGTTTGATGATTATCCACTTTGGTTAGCCAACTACAATGATGTTTTAGTCCCTTCGGAAGAAGACTCGTGGAAAATGTGGCAATTCACGGAAAAAGGTATCGTAAAAGGAATTAACACGAAAGTAGACCTTAATATTTATAATGGAAACTCATGGAGTTTCATCGAATTAAAACTTGATTAA
- a CDS encoding HopJ type III effector protein: MILEQLKNTPEELIFNNVIAYIDEHYEFTPTKFTNGNTVNEANQNNGSCKVFSFAKINQLSPEETLLLFSEFYREDVLKNPEGTDHQNIRNFIKFGWDGIIFEGEALKKK; the protein is encoded by the coding sequence ATGATATTAGAACAATTAAAAAACACACCAGAAGAATTGATTTTCAACAATGTAATTGCTTATATAGATGAACATTACGAATTCACACCTACTAAATTCACTAACGGAAATACGGTAAACGAAGCCAATCAAAATAATGGTTCTTGCAAGGTTTTCAGTTTTGCCAAAATCAACCAACTTTCTCCAGAAGAGACTCTTTTATTATTCAGCGAGTTTTACAGAGAAGACGTTTTGAAAAATCCAGAAGGAACAGACCACCAAAATATCAGAAATTTCATAAAATTTGGCTGGGATGGAATTATTTTCGAAGGAGAAGCTTTGAAGAAAAAATAA
- a CDS encoding c-type cytochrome, whose protein sequence is MKKIWIFLTLFFAFATYSSWIYTGATNYGTVMTTRQQLGKKIYQEYNCQSCHQIFGLGGYLGPELTTAISDKTRGESYVKAFIENGGGTRMPNFHFSKEQTEALVDYLKYVDANAFSYKNTTPHETEE, encoded by the coding sequence ATGAAAAAGATATGGATTTTTTTGACGCTCTTTTTTGCGTTTGCCACTTATTCTTCTTGGATTTATACAGGCGCAACAAACTACGGAACCGTAATGACTACCCGACAACAATTGGGTAAAAAAATATATCAAGAGTACAATTGTCAATCTTGCCATCAGATTTTTGGTTTAGGAGGATATTTAGGTCCAGAACTTACTACTGCTATTTCAGATAAAACTCGTGGAGAATCCTATGTAAAAGCTTTTATAGAAAATGGAGGCGGAACCAGAATGCCTAATTTCCATTTCAGTAAAGAACAAACAGAAGCATTGGTAGATTATTTAAAATATGTAGACGCAAATGCTTTTTCTTATAAAAACACCACACCACATGAAACTGAAGAATAA
- a CDS encoding GNAT family N-acetyltransferase: MEDIIFHANSTSEITKNTITFPYPYEEKHAHFWLKMAEEGFAKKDAYIFAIREKENLKLIGAIGLHVDLANRKAEVGYWLGKSFWNKGYVTEALQRILQFGFEELHLNKIYASHFPYNPASGKVLQKNGFEFEGILKQEVLKNGQFLDLHRFAIFQETYLK; this comes from the coding sequence TTGGAGGATATTATTTTTCATGCCAATTCTACTTCGGAAATTACAAAAAATACCATTACTTTTCCTTATCCTTATGAAGAAAAGCATGCTCATTTTTGGCTAAAAATGGCAGAAGAGGGTTTTGCGAAAAAAGATGCTTACATTTTTGCTATTCGTGAAAAAGAAAATTTAAAATTAATTGGTGCGATTGGTCTTCATGTAGATTTAGCGAATCGAAAAGCAGAAGTTGGATATTGGCTCGGGAAATCTTTTTGGAACAAAGGCTATGTTACTGAAGCATTACAAAGAATTCTACAATTTGGCTTCGAAGAGTTACATCTAAATAAAATCTATGCTTCTCATTTTCCGTACAATCCTGCATCGGGAAAAGTATTGCAGAAAAACGGTTTCGAATTTGAAGGAATTTTGAAGCAAGAAGTCCTTAAGAATGGACAGTTTTTGGATTTACACCGATTTGCTATTTTTCAAGAAACGTATTTAAAATAA
- a CDS encoding NAD(P)/FAD-dependent oxidoreductase, with amino-acid sequence MEIRDKIIVIGGGFAGLQFAKKLNGSLTKKLVMIDKANHHMFQPLFYQVACGRIEPSNISFPFRKIFQRSKNIQFRMTEVKQIIPSENKIITEDHVFHYDKLVIATGCKTNFFGNQKMENLAFGMKNTQEAISIRNHVLLTFEKLIIEKSRSDDGNWNIVIVGSGPTGVELAGAFAEMKREILPRDYPRMNFDDLEIILVSSTERPLAVMSEESQEKSEQYLKDLGVRFISNDRVTDYDGDRVYLSSGNVIPSNNVIWAAGVTGNIIEGLTENSIKNNRYIVDRYNKIVGFDDIYAIGDIAYMETPKYPNGHPQVANVAINQGKNLAKNFLKKTENDWQPYEYDDKGSMATIGKHRAVVDLPKFKFQGIFAWYFWMFLHLMLILSVRNKLAIFFNWMWSYINRDSSLRLIIIPNKKNKTEQ; translated from the coding sequence ATGGAAATTAGAGATAAAATAATTGTAATCGGTGGTGGTTTTGCAGGGTTGCAATTCGCTAAAAAACTTAATGGCAGTCTTACCAAGAAATTGGTGATGATTGACAAGGCGAATCATCATATGTTTCAGCCGTTATTTTATCAGGTGGCTTGTGGAAGAATTGAGCCTTCTAATATTTCGTTTCCGTTTAGAAAAATTTTTCAGCGTTCTAAAAATATTCAGTTTAGAATGACGGAAGTGAAACAGATTATTCCTTCGGAAAATAAAATTATTACAGAAGACCATGTTTTTCACTATGATAAATTGGTGATTGCAACTGGCTGTAAAACGAATTTCTTTGGAAATCAAAAAATGGAAAATCTGGCTTTTGGGATGAAAAACACTCAGGAAGCGATTTCTATAAGAAACCATGTTTTGCTCACTTTCGAAAAATTAATCATTGAAAAAAGTAGAAGTGATGATGGCAATTGGAACATCGTAATCGTAGGTTCTGGCCCAACTGGTGTGGAATTGGCTGGTGCTTTTGCCGAAATGAAAAGAGAAATCTTGCCGAGAGATTATCCTAGAATGAATTTTGATGATTTAGAAATTATTCTGGTGAGTTCTACCGAAAGACCTTTGGCGGTAATGAGCGAAGAATCTCAGGAAAAATCTGAACAATATTTGAAAGATTTGGGCGTGAGATTTATCTCAAATGATAGAGTTACAGATTATGATGGCGATAGAGTTTATCTAAGTTCTGGTAATGTTATTCCGAGCAATAATGTGATTTGGGCAGCAGGTGTTACTGGGAATATTATTGAAGGATTAACCGAAAATTCCATTAAAAACAATAGGTATATAGTAGATAGATATAATAAAATAGTAGGATTTGATGATATTTATGCAATAGGAGATATTGCTTACATGGAAACCCCGAAATATCCGAATGGTCATCCTCAAGTGGCGAATGTAGCGATTAATCAAGGAAAAAATTTGGCTAAAAATTTCTTAAAAAAAACAGAAAATGATTGGCAACCATACGAATATGATGACAAAGGAAGCATGGCAACCATTGGGAAACATAGAGCGGTAGTAGATTTACCAAAATTTAAATTTCAAGGGATTTTTGCGTGGTATTTTTGGATGTTTCTTCATTTAATGTTGATTTTAAGTGTGAGAAATAAACTCGCCATTTTCTTCAATTGGATGTGGAGTTACATTAATAGAGATTCTTCACTTCGCTTAATCATCATCCCGAATAAAAAAAATAAAACCGAACAATGA
- a CDS encoding helix-turn-helix domain-containing protein — MNNQLFDLVENTSRNIFLTGKAGTGKTTFLNNFVKKTRKKHIVVAPTGIAAINAGGVTIHSMFGFPLRTFIPTLERINENLAMNIPDLMQHFKYRKDKLKLLREVEVIIVDEVSMLRADVLDMMDFSLRHIRRNQEKFGGVQMLFIGDLYQLPPVVRDENEYIMKQFYASPFFFDAFVLKNTNLLTVELTEVFRQKDEDFLEILNEIRDGNLSREHYEKLHERYIPDFEPKEEAYVYLTSHNRIADDINTKKLNELGGKTYQFKAKIVGDFKESQFPNEEVLELKVGAQVMFIRNDATQEKKYFNGKLAEVVDLSADEIWVRIDGDDEDYKLKKENWEQKKYSLDAEKNIEEEVLGSFEQYPIRLAWAVTIHKSQGLTFDRLIVDAGKSFASGQVYVALSRCRTLEGIVLKSKISSDVIFSDRRVAEFQDATHANDRLEEILHAEKYDYSIRKVLRYLDISWAKESLETWNDASKESKFVDKEKTQNLYFLIKKSIENLTDIYLKFEKFIWPKTRKFIQTQENWEEIETKSSGAVNFFFTKVNEEIFKPFREFYAETKGVKGMKQYNEDTRVFLDDLEDYLNDLKQVHLLEKPLFDEKNDEKISVKIAKVPSHVLSYQLFEQGKTLNEIALSKGVLVSTIFSHMAKIAEQGVLDFEDMKRIYPVEKIETFKKIFDENPQQELKDWLKVLPKDFEFHEIRLLWNFFLKKKN; from the coding sequence ATGAATAACCAACTTTTTGACCTTGTAGAAAACACTTCACGAAACATTTTCCTAACTGGAAAAGCAGGAACAGGTAAAACCACTTTTCTGAATAATTTCGTTAAAAAAACACGTAAAAAACACATTGTAGTAGCGCCAACTGGTATTGCAGCTATCAATGCTGGTGGTGTTACCATTCATTCTATGTTCGGGTTTCCACTCAGAACTTTTATCCCTACTTTAGAGCGAATTAATGAAAATCTGGCGATGAATATTCCAGATTTAATGCAGCATTTCAAGTACAGAAAAGATAAATTAAAATTGCTAAGAGAGGTAGAGGTCATCATTGTAGATGAGGTTTCTATGCTGAGAGCAGATGTGCTGGATATGATGGATTTTTCGCTGCGCCATATTCGCAGAAATCAAGAAAAATTTGGGGGTGTTCAGATGCTTTTCATTGGTGATTTGTACCAACTTCCGCCTGTAGTAAGAGACGAAAATGAATACATTATGAAGCAATTTTATGCTTCTCCATTTTTTTTCGATGCTTTTGTTTTAAAAAATACCAATCTCCTCACCGTAGAGCTTACAGAAGTTTTCAGGCAAAAAGATGAAGATTTTCTTGAAATTTTAAATGAAATAAGAGACGGAAATCTATCCAGAGAACATTACGAAAAGCTCCACGAAAGATACATTCCTGATTTTGAGCCAAAAGAAGAAGCCTACGTTTATCTTACTTCTCATAATAGAATTGCAGATGATATTAACACAAAAAAACTCAATGAATTAGGAGGAAAAACGTATCAATTTAAAGCTAAAATTGTTGGTGATTTTAAGGAATCTCAATTTCCGAATGAAGAAGTTTTAGAGCTGAAAGTTGGTGCACAAGTCATGTTTATCAGAAATGATGCCACTCAAGAGAAAAAATATTTCAACGGAAAATTAGCAGAGGTGGTAGACTTGTCTGCTGATGAAATTTGGGTAAGAATAGATGGAGATGACGAAGATTATAAACTGAAAAAAGAAAACTGGGAACAGAAAAAATACTCTCTCGATGCAGAAAAAAACATCGAAGAAGAAGTTTTAGGAAGTTTCGAACAGTATCCTATTCGTTTGGCTTGGGCGGTAACAATTCATAAATCTCAGGGGCTTACTTTTGATCGATTAATTGTAGATGCAGGGAAATCTTTCGCTTCTGGTCAGGTTTACGTGGCACTTTCGCGCTGTAGAACTTTAGAAGGAATTGTTTTGAAATCTAAAATTTCTAGCGATGTGATTTTCAGTGACAGAAGAGTGGCAGAGTTTCAAGATGCTACTCATGCAAATGACCGATTAGAAGAAATTTTGCATGCCGAAAAATACGATTACAGCATCAGAAAAGTGCTTCGCTATTTAGATATTTCATGGGCAAAAGAATCTTTGGAAACTTGGAATGATGCTTCTAAAGAAAGCAAATTTGTAGACAAAGAAAAAACTCAAAATTTATATTTTCTCATCAAAAAATCAATAGAAAATCTCACTGATATTTACCTGAAATTTGAAAAATTTATTTGGCCAAAAACTAGAAAGTTCATTCAAACGCAAGAAAATTGGGAAGAAATAGAAACCAAATCATCAGGAGCGGTAAATTTCTTTTTTACCAAGGTAAATGAAGAGATTTTCAAACCATTTAGAGAATTTTATGCCGAAACAAAAGGCGTAAAAGGAATGAAACAATACAATGAAGACACTCGAGTTTTTCTAGATGATTTAGAAGATTATTTGAACGATTTAAAGCAGGTTCACTTGTTAGAAAAACCTCTTTTTGATGAAAAAAATGACGAAAAAATTTCGGTGAAAATTGCCAAAGTTCCTTCTCATGTTTTATCTTATCAATTATTTGAACAAGGAAAAACACTTAACGAAATCGCTTTGTCAAAGGGAGTTCTAGTATCTACTATTTTTTCACACATGGCAAAAATTGCAGAACAGGGAGTTCTGGATTTTGAAGATATGAAAAGAATTTATCCTGTCGAAAAAATAGAAACATTCAAGAAAATTTTTGATGAAAATCCTCAACAAGAATTGAAAGATTGGTTAAAAGTCTTGCCAAAAGATTTTGAATTTCACGAAATCAGATTACTTTGGAATTTCTTTTTGAAGAAGAAAAATTAA
- the trmD gene encoding tRNA (guanosine(37)-N1)-methyltransferase TrmD gives MRIDIISAVPDLLESPFKTSILKRAMEKGLAEVHFHNVRDFAFNKQRQIDDTVYGGGAGMVMMCEPLDLCISQLKSEREYDDIIYLTPDGETFNQKIANSYSLKKNLILLCGHYKGIDQRIRDLHITREISIGDFVLTGGELAACVFADAIIRLLPGVLNDEQSALTDSFQDDLLSPPIYTKPEVYKGMRVPEILLSGNFGKIEEWRHQKAIEITQQKRPDLLKDF, from the coding sequence ATGAGAATAGATATTATAAGTGCAGTTCCTGATTTATTAGAAAGTCCTTTCAAAACTTCCATCCTGAAAAGAGCAATGGAAAAAGGTTTGGCAGAAGTTCATTTTCATAATGTTCGCGATTTTGCATTTAACAAACAACGTCAAATAGATGATACTGTTTATGGTGGCGGCGCTGGAATGGTGATGATGTGTGAACCATTAGATTTATGTATTTCTCAGTTAAAATCTGAGAGAGAGTATGATGATATTATTTATTTAACTCCAGATGGAGAAACTTTTAACCAAAAAATAGCGAATTCTTACTCGCTAAAGAAAAATTTAATTCTGCTTTGTGGTCATTATAAAGGAATAGATCAAAGAATTAGAGATTTACACATTACCAGAGAAATTTCGATTGGTGATTTTGTGCTAACTGGTGGTGAACTGGCAGCTTGTGTATTTGCTGATGCGATTATTCGTCTTTTGCCAGGCGTTTTAAATGATGAACAATCTGCTTTGACGGATAGTTTTCAAGATGATTTGCTTTCTCCGCCTATTTATACCAAACCAGAAGTTTATAAAGGGATGAGAGTTCCAGAAATACTTTTGAGCGGTAATTTTGGTAAAATTGAAGAGTGGAGACATCAGAAAGCAATAGAAATTACACAGCAGAAAAGACCAGATTTATTAAAAGATTTCTAA